The following proteins are co-located in the Helicobacter acinonychis genome:
- the rpsL gene encoding 30S ribosomal protein S12 — MPTINQLIRKERKKVVKKTKSPALVECPQRRGVCTRVYTTTPKKPNSALRKVAKVRLTSKFEVISYIPGEGHNLQEHSIVLVRGGRVKDLPGVKYHIVRGALDTAGVNKRTVSRSKYGTKKAKATDNKKK; from the coding sequence GTGCCTACTATCAATCAATTGATTAGAAAAGAAAGGAAGAAGGTGGTTAAAAAAACCAAATCACCTGCATTAGTGGAATGCCCTCAAAGGAGAGGGGTTTGTACTAGGGTTTATACAACTACCCCTAAAAAGCCTAACTCGGCGTTAAGAAAGGTTGCTAAAGTTCGTTTGACCAGTAAATTTGAAGTGATTAGTTATATTCCTGGTGAAGGGCATAACTTGCAAGAGCACTCCATTGTGTTAGTGCGTGGGGGCAGGGTTAAGGATTTACCTGGTGTGAAGTACCATATTGTTCGTGGTGCTTTAGACACTGCAGGGGTGAATAAAAGAACGGTTTCACGCTCTAAATATGGGACTAAAAAAGCTAAAGCAACCGACAATAAGAAAAAGTAA
- the rpsG gene encoding 30S ribosomal protein S7: protein MRRRKAPVREVLGDPVYGNKVVTKFINKMMFDGKKSVAEKIIYKAFNKIEEKSGEKGIEVFEKALERVRPLVEVRSRRVGGATYQVPVEVRASRQQSLSIRWILEATRKRNERMMVDRLANELMDAASDKGAAFKKKEDVHKMAEANKAFAHYRW from the coding sequence ATGAGAAGAAGAAAAGCACCTGTTAGGGAGGTTTTAGGCGATCCTGTTTATGGTAACAAGGTAGTGACTAAATTTATCAATAAGATGATGTTTGATGGCAAGAAAAGCGTAGCGGAAAAAATCATCTATAAAGCTTTTAATAAGATTGAAGAAAAAAGTGGTGAAAAGGGCATTGAAGTGTTTGAAAAAGCCCTAGAGAGAGTGCGTCCTTTAGTGGAAGTGCGTAGCAGAAGAGTGGGTGGGGCTACTTATCAAGTGCCGGTAGAAGTGCGAGCGAGTCGCCAGCAGTCGCTATCAATCCGTTGGATTTTAGAAGCCACTAGAAAACGCAACGAAAGAATGATGGTGGATAGATTGGCTAATGAGCTTATGGATGCAGCTAGCGATAAAGGTGCGGCTTTTAAGAAAAAAGAAGATGTGCATAAAATGGCAGAGGCGAATAAAGCATTCGCACACTACCGTTGGTAA
- a CDS encoding DNA-directed RNA polymerase subunit beta/beta' has protein sequence MSKKIPLKNRLRADFTKTPTDLEVPNLLLLQRDSYDSFLYSKDGKESGIEKVFKSIFPIQDAQNRITLEYAGCEFGKAKYTVREAMERGITYSIPLKIKVRLILWEKDAKNGEKTGIKDIKEQSIFIREIPLMTEHTSFIINGVERVVVNQLHRSPGVIFKEEESSTSLNKLIYTGQIIPDRGSWLYFEYDSKDILYARINKRRKVPVTILFRAMDYQKQDIIKIFYPLVKVRYENDKYLIPFASLDANQRMEFDLKDAQGKTILLAGKKLTPRKIKELKENHLEWVEYPMDILLNRYLAEPVMAGKEILLDMLTQLDKNKLDKIHDLGVQEFVIINDLALGHDASIIHSFLADYESLRLLKQTEKIDDENALAAIRIYKVMRPGEPITTEVAKQFVKQLFFDPERYDLTMVGRMKMNHKLGLHVPDYITTLTHEDIITTVKYLMKIKNNQGKIDDRDHLGNRRIRAVGELLANELHSGLVKMQKTIKDKLTTMSGAFDSLMPHDLVNSKMITSTIMEFFMGGQLSQFMDQTNPLSEVTHKRRLSALGEGGLVKDRVGFEARDVHPTHYGRICPIETPEGQNIGLINTLSTFTRVNDLGFIEAPYKKVVDGKVMGETIYLTAIQEDSHVIAPASTPIDEEGNILGDLIETRVEGEIVLNEKSKVTLMDLSSSMLVGVAASLIPFLEHDDANRALMGTNMQRQAVPLLRSDAPIVGTGIEKIIARDSWGAIKANRAGVVEKIDSKNIYILGEGKEEAYIDAYSLQKNLRTNQNTSFNQVPIVKVGDKVEAGQIIADGPSMDRGELALGKNVRVAFMPWNGYNFEDAIVVSERITKDDIFTSTHIYEKEVDARELKHGVEEFTADIPDVKEEALAHLDESGIVKVGTYVSAGMILVGKTSPKGEIKSTPEERLLRAIFGDKAGHVVNKSLYCPPSLEGTVIDVKVFTKKGYEKDARVLSAYEEEKAKLDMEHFDRLTMLNREELLRVSSLLSQAILEEPFSHNGKDYKEGDQIPKEVIASINRFTLASLVKKYSKEVQNQYEITKNNFLEQKKVLGEEHEEKLSILEKDDILPNGVIKKVKLYIATKRKLKVGDKMAGRHGNKGIVSNIVPVADMPYTADGEPVDIVLNPLGVPSRMNIGQILEMHLGLVGKEFGKQIASMLENQTRDFVKELRTKMLEIANAINEKDLLTIHALENCSDEELLEYAKDWSRGVKLAIPVFEGISQEKFYKLFELAKIAMDGKMDLYDGRTGEKMRERVNVGYMYMIKLHHLVDEKVHARSTGPYSLVTHQPVGGKALFGGQRFGEMEVWALEAYGAAHTLKEMLTIKSDDIRGRENAYRAIAKGEQVGESEIPETFYVLTKELQSLALDINIFGDEMDEDGMPKPIVIKEDDRPKDFSSFQLTLASPEKIHSWSYGEVKKPETINYRTLKPERDGLFCMKIFGPTKDYECLCGKYKKPRFKDIGTCEKCGVAITHSKVRRFRMGHIELATPVAHIWYVNSLPSRIGTLLGVKMKDLERVLYYEAYIVKEPGEAAYDNEGTKLVAKYDILNEEQYQNISRRYEDRGFVAQMGGEAIKDLLEEIDLIVLLQSLKEEVKETNSDAKKKKLIKRLKVVESFLNSGNRPEWMMLTVLPVLPPDLRPLVALDGGKFAVSDVNELYRRVINRNQRLKRLMELGAPEIIVRNEKRMLQEAVDVLFDNGRSTNAVKGANKRPLKSLSEIIKGKQGRFRQNLLGKRVDFSGRSVIVVGPNLKMDECGLPKNMALELFKPHLLSKLEERGYATTLKQAKRMIEQKSSEVWECLQEITEGYPVLLNRAPTLHKQSIQAFHPKLIDGKAIQLHPLVCSAFNADFDGDQMAVHVPLSQEAIAECKVLMLSSMNILLPASGKAVAIPSQDMVLGLYYLSLEKSGVKGEHKLFSSVNEIITAIDTKELDIHAKIRVLDKGNIIATSAGRMIIRSILPDFIPTDLWNRPMKKKDIGVLVDYVHKVGGIGITATFLDNLKTLGFRYATKAGISISMEDIITPKDKQKMVEKAKVEVKKIQQQYDQGLLTDQERYNKIIDTWTEVNDKMSKEMMTAIAKDKEGFNSIYMMADSGARGSAAQIRQLSAMRGLMTKPDGSIIETPIISNFKEGLNVLEYFNSTHGARKGLADTALKTANAGYLTRKLIDVSQNVKVVSDDCGTHEGIEITDIAVGSELIEPLEERIFGRVLLEDVIDPITNEILLYADTLIDEESAKKVVEAGIKSITIRTPVTCKAPKGVCAKCYGLNLGEGKMSYPGEAVGVVAAQSIGEPGTQLTLRTFHVGGTASRSQDEREIVASKEGFVRFYNLKTYTNKEGKNIIANRRNASILVVEPKIKAPFDGELSIETVYEEVIVSVKNGEQEAKFVLRRSDIVKPSELAGVGGKIEGKVYLHYANGHKIHKGGSIADIIQEGWNVPNRIPYASELLVKDNDPIVQDVYVKEKGVIKYYVLEVNHLERTHGIKKGDMVSEKGLFAVIADDNGREAARHYIARGSEILIDDNSEVSANSLISKPTTNTLKTIATWDPYNTPIIADFEGKVSFVDIIAGVTVAEKEDENTGITSLVVNDYIPSGYKPSLFLEGVNGEEVRYFLEPKTSIAISDGSSVEQAEVLAKIPKATVKSKDITGGLPRVSELFEARKPKPKDVAILSEIDGIVSFGKAIRNKEHIIVTSKDGRKMDYLVDKGKQILVHADEFVHAGEAMTDGVVSNHDILRISGEKELYKYIVSEVQQVYRRQGVSIADKHIEIIVSQMLRQVRILDSGDSKFIEGDLVSKKLFKEENARVIALKGEPAIAEPVLLGITRAAIGSDSIISAASFQETTKVLTEASIAMKKDFLEDLKENVVLGRMIPVGTGMYKNKKIVLRTIEDSPKI, from the coding sequence ATGTCAAAAAAAATTCCCCTAAAAAACCGCTTGAGAGCTGATTTTACAAAAACTCCGACAGATTTAGAAGTTCCTAATTTATTGTTATTGCAACGAGACAGCTATGATTCTTTCTTGTATTCTAAAGATGGCAAAGAGAGTGGGATTGAAAAGGTTTTTAAATCTATTTTCCCTATCCAAGATGCACAAAACCGCATTACTTTAGAGTATGCAGGTTGTGAGTTTGGCAAAGCTAAATACACCGTTAGAGAGGCGATGGAGAGAGGCATTACCTACTCTATCCCGCTCAAAATTAAAGTGCGCTTGATTTTGTGGGAAAAAGATGCAAAAAATGGCGAAAAAACCGGTATCAAGGATATTAAAGAACAAAGCATTTTTATCCGTGAGATCCCTTTAATGACGGAGCACACTTCATTTATCATCAATGGAGTGGAGCGTGTGGTCGTCAATCAGCTCCACAGAAGCCCCGGTGTGATTTTCAAAGAAGAAGAGTCTAGCACTTCTTTAAATAAGCTCATTTACACAGGGCAAATCATTCCTGATAGGGGTTCGTGGCTGTATTTTGAATACGATTCTAAAGATATTTTATACGCTCGTATCAACAAACGCCGTAAAGTACCTGTTACTATCTTGTTTAGAGCGATGGATTATCAAAAACAAGACATTATTAAAATATTCTATCCGCTTGTCAAAGTGCGTTATGAAAACGATAAATATCTGATTCCGTTCGCTTCGTTAGACGCCAATCAAAGGATGGAATTTGACTTGAAAGACGCTCAAGGCAAAACTATTCTTTTAGCGGGCAAAAAGCTCACTCCAAGAAAGATCAAAGAGCTTAAAGAAAACCATTTAGAATGGGTGGAATACCCTATGGATATTTTACTCAATCGTTATTTGGCTGAGCCTGTTATGGCGGGGAAAGAGATTTTACTAGACATGCTCACTCAGTTGGATAAAAATAAGTTAGACAAAATCCACGATCTAGGTGTGCAAGAATTTGTGATCATCAATGATTTGGCTTTAGGGCATGACGCTTCCATTATCCATTCTTTCTTGGCCGATTATGAGTCTTTGAGATTGCTCAAGCAAACTGAAAAGATTGATGATGAAAATGCGTTAGCTGCGATTCGTATTTATAAGGTGATGCGCCCGGGTGAGCCTATCACCACTGAAGTGGCGAAGCAGTTTGTCAAACAGCTTTTCTTTGACCCAGAACGCTATGATTTGACCATGGTGGGTCGTATGAAAATGAATCATAAATTGGGCTTGCATGTGCCTGATTACATCACGACTTTAACGCATGAAGATATTATCACCACCGTTAAATATCTCATGAAGATTAAAAACAATCAGGGCAAGATTGATGACAGAGACCACTTAGGCAATCGTAGGATCAGAGCCGTAGGGGAATTGTTGGCTAATGAATTGCATTCAGGTTTAGTGAAAATGCAAAAGACCATTAAAGACAAGCTTACTACCATGAGTGGGGCTTTTGATTCGCTCATGCCCCATGACTTGGTCAATTCTAAAATGATCACAAGCACGATCATGGAATTTTTCATGGGCGGTCAGCTTTCACAATTCATGGATCAAACTAACCCTTTGAGTGAAGTCACGCACAAGCGCCGCCTTTCAGCACTCGGTGAGGGGGGGTTAGTCAAAGACAGAGTAGGGTTTGAAGCCAGAGATGTGCACCCAACGCATTATGGCAGAATTTGCCCTATTGAGACCCCAGAAGGTCAGAATATCGGCTTGATCAACACCCTTTCCACTTTCACAAGAGTGAATGATCTTGGCTTTATTGAAGCCCCTTATAAAAAGGTTGTAGATGGCAAGGTAATGGGCGAGACGATTTATTTAACGGCTATTCAAGAAGACAGCCATGTGATCGCTCCCGCAAGCACCCCCATTGATGAAGAAGGCAATATTTTAGGCGATTTGATTGAAACGCGTGTAGAAGGCGAGATCGTTTTAAACGAAAAAAGTAAAGTAACCTTAATGGATTTAAGCTCTAGCATGCTAGTAGGGGTAGCCGCATCGCTCATTCCTTTCTTAGAGCATGATGATGCAAACCGTGCTCTAATGGGGACTAACATGCAGCGCCAAGCGGTGCCTTTGTTAAGAAGCGATGCTCCCATTGTAGGCACAGGGATTGAAAAAATCATCGCTAGGGATTCTTGGGGAGCGATCAAAGCTAATCGTGCAGGCGTCGTAGAAAAAATTGATTCTAAAAATATTTATATTTTAGGCGAAGGCAAAGAAGAAGCTTATATTGATGCGTATTCTTTGCAAAAAAACTTGCGTACCAACCAAAACACTAGCTTCAATCAAGTCCCTATCGTTAAAGTGGGCGATAAAGTAGAAGCTGGGCAAATCATCGCTGATGGCCCTAGCATGGACAGGGGCGAATTAGCGTTAGGGAAAAATGTGCGTGTAGCGTTCATGCCATGGAATGGTTATAACTTTGAAGACGCGATCGTGGTGAGTGAGCGCATCACTAAAGACGATATTTTCACTTCCACGCACATTTATGAAAAAGAAGTGGATGCTAGAGAGCTTAAGCATGGCGTAGAAGAATTTACCGCTGATATTCCTGATGTGAAAGAAGAAGCGCTTGCACATCTTGATGAAAGCGGAATCGTTAAAGTAGGCACTTATGTGAGCGCTGGCATGATTTTAGTGGGTAAGACTTCCCCTAAAGGCGAAATCAAAAGCACGCCTGAAGAACGGCTTTTAAGGGCTATTTTTGGGGATAAAGCTGGGCATGTGGTCAATAAGAGTTTGTATTGCCCCCCAAGTTTAGAAGGCACGGTGATTGATGTGAAAGTCTTCACCAAAAAAGGCTATGAGAAAGATGCACGAGTTTTGAGCGCGTATGAAGAAGAAAAAGCCAAGCTTGACATGGAGCATTTTGACCGCTTGACCATGCTCAATAGAGAAGAATTGTTGCGCGTCAGCTCGCTCCTTTCTCAAGCGATTTTAGAAGAGCCTTTCAGCCATAATGGTAAGGATTATAAAGAAGGCGATCAGATCCCTAAAGAAGTAATCGCTTCAATCAATCGCTTCACTCTGGCTAGTTTGGTGAAAAAATACTCTAAAGAAGTGCAAAACCAGTATGAAATCACTAAAAATAATTTCTTAGAGCAAAAGAAAGTCTTGGGTGAAGAGCATGAAGAAAAGCTTTCTATTTTAGAAAAAGATGATATTTTGCCTAATGGCGTGATCAAAAAAGTCAAGCTCTATATCGCTACAAAACGAAAACTTAAAGTGGGCGATAAAATGGCAGGAAGGCATGGGAATAAAGGCATTGTGTCTAATATTGTGCCGGTTGCGGACATGCCTTATACCGCTGATGGCGAGCCTGTAGATATTGTCTTAAACCCTTTGGGTGTGCCAAGCCGTATGAATATCGGACAAATTTTAGAAATGCATTTAGGTTTGGTGGGTAAAGAGTTTGGCAAACAAATCGCTAGCATGCTAGAAAATCAAACTAGAGATTTTGTCAAAGAATTGCGCACTAAAATGCTAGAAATCGCTAACGCTATCAACGAAAAAGATCTCTTAACTATCCATGCACTTGAAAACTGCTCTGATGAAGAGCTTTTGGAATACGCAAAAGATTGGAGTAGGGGCGTTAAGCTCGCTATCCCTGTGTTTGAAGGCATTTCGCAAGAAAAATTTTATAAGCTATTTGAATTAGCTAAAATTGCTATGGATGGCAAAATGGATTTGTATGATGGGCGCACAGGCGAGAAAATGAGAGAGCGCGTGAATGTGGGCTACATGTATATGATCAAACTCCATCACTTGGTGGATGAAAAAGTCCATGCCAGAAGCACAGGCCCTTATAGTTTAGTAACGCACCAGCCCGTGGGGGGTAAAGCGCTTTTTGGAGGTCAAAGATTTGGGGAAATGGAAGTGTGGGCGTTAGAAGCTTATGGTGCAGCGCACACTCTAAAAGAAATGCTTACCATTAAATCCGATGATATTAGGGGTAGGGAAAACGCTTATAGGGCTATCGCTAAGGGCGAGCAAGTGGGTGAGAGCGAAATCCCCGAGACTTTCTATGTTTTGACTAAAGAATTGCAATCGCTCGCTTTAGACATTAATATCTTTGGAGATGAAATGGATGAAGATGGGATGCCTAAACCCATTGTCATTAAAGAAGATGACAGACCTAAAGACTTTAGCTCTTTCCAGCTCACTCTAGCCAGCCCTGAAAAAATCCATTCGTGGAGCTATGGGGAAGTTAAAAAGCCTGAAACGATCAACTATCGCACCCTAAAACCTGAACGAGACGGTTTGTTTTGCATGAAAATCTTTGGTCCCACTAAAGATTATGAGTGCTTGTGCGGTAAATACAAAAAGCCTCGCTTCAAAGATATTGGCACATGCGAAAAATGCGGCGTAGCGATCACACACTCTAAAGTTAGGCGTTTTAGAATGGGGCATATTGAATTGGCCACTCCTGTAGCGCATATCTGGTATGTCAATTCCTTGCCTAGCCGTATCGGCACGCTTTTAGGCGTTAAAATGAAAGACTTGGAGCGCGTGCTTTATTACGAAGCTTATATCGTTAAAGAGCCAGGCGAAGCCGCTTATGACAATGAGGGCACTAAATTGGTCGCTAAATATGATATTTTGAATGAAGAGCAGTATCAAAATATCTCACGAAGATACGAAGACAGGGGCTTTGTGGCACAAATGGGTGGCGAAGCAATCAAGGATTTATTAGAAGAAATTGATTTGATCGTGTTGTTGCAAAGCTTGAAAGAAGAAGTGAAAGAGACCAATTCGGACGCCAAAAAGAAAAAACTCATCAAGCGTTTGAAAGTGGTAGAAAGCTTTTTGAATTCTGGTAACAGACCTGAATGGATGATGCTCACCGTTTTACCGGTATTGCCACCGGATTTAAGGCCGTTAGTCGCACTAGATGGTGGGAAATTTGCAGTCAGCGATGTGAATGAATTGTATCGTCGTGTCATCAATCGTAACCAACGCTTGAAACGCTTAATGGAGCTTGGGGCACCAGAAATCATTGTGCGCAATGAAAAAAGGATGTTGCAAGAGGCCGTGGATGTGCTTTTTGATAACGGCCGTAGTACCAATGCGGTTAAAGGAGCTAACAAGCGCCCTTTAAAATCGCTTAGTGAAATCATTAAGGGTAAGCAAGGGCGTTTCAGGCAAAACCTTTTAGGTAAGCGCGTGGATTTTTCAGGCAGGAGCGTAATTGTCGTTGGGCCCAATCTTAAAATGGATGAATGCGGGTTGCCTAAAAACATGGCGTTGGAACTCTTCAAACCGCATCTATTATCCAAGCTTGAAGAAAGAGGCTATGCCACCACGCTCAAGCAGGCTAAACGCATGATTGAGCAAAAAAGCAGTGAAGTGTGGGAGTGTTTGCAAGAAATCACAGAAGGGTATCCGGTGCTACTCAACCGCGCGCCTACTTTGCACAAGCAATCCATTCAGGCGTTCCACCCAAAACTCATTGACGGCAAAGCGATCCAATTGCACCCATTAGTGTGTTCAGCGTTTAATGCGGATTTTGATGGGGATCAAATGGCGGTGCATGTGCCTTTAAGCCAGGAAGCGATCGCTGAATGCAAGGTGCTTATGCTAAGCTCTATGAATATCCTTTTGCCCGCTAGCGGTAAAGCCGTAGCCATTCCTAGCCAGGATATGGTTTTAGGGCTTTATTATCTTTCTTTAGAAAAGAGTGGGGTCAAGGGCGAGCATAAGCTTTTCTCTAGCGTGAATGAAATCATCACCGCTATTGATACCAAAGAATTAGACATCCATGCAAAGATTAGGGTTTTGGATAAAGGGAATATTATCGCTACGAGCGCAGGGCGCATGATCATTAGATCCATTTTGCCTGATTTTATTCCCACGGATTTGTGGAACAGGCCTATGAAAAAAAAAGATATTGGTGTGCTTGTGGATTATGTGCATAAAGTCGGTGGTATCGGCATTACCGCAACCTTTTTGGATAATTTAAAAACGCTTGGCTTTAGGTATGCTACTAAGGCTGGTATTTCTATCTCTATGGAAGATATTATCACGCCCAAAGACAAGCAAAAAATGGTGGAAAAAGCCAAAGTAGAGGTTAAAAAAATCCAACAACAATACGATCAAGGGTTGCTCACTGACCAAGAGCGTTACAATAAAATCATTGACACTTGGACTGAAGTCAATGACAAAATGAGTAAAGAAATGATGACCGCTATCGCAAAAGATAAAGAGGGCTTTAACTCCATTTATATGATGGCGGATAGCGGTGCAAGGGGGAGCGCGGCACAAATCCGTCAGCTTTCAGCGATGAGAGGTCTTATGACTAAACCAGATGGCAGTATCATTGAAACGCCCATTATTTCTAACTTTAAAGAGGGGTTGAATGTTTTAGAATACTTTAACTCCACCCATGGTGCTAGAAAGGGCTTAGCGGATACGGCACTAAAAACCGCCAATGCGGGGTATTTGACAAGAAAACTCATTGATGTTTCCCAAAATGTCAAGGTGGTATCTGATGATTGCGGCACGCATGAAGGGATTGAAATCACGGATATTGCGGTAGGGAGTGAGTTGATTGAGCCTTTAGAAGAGCGTATTTTTGGGCGCGTTTTATTAGAAGATGTGATCGATCCCATTACCAATGAAATCTTGCTTTATGCGGACACTTTGATTGATGAAGAGAGCGCTAAAAAGGTGGTGGAAGCTGGGATTAAATCCATTACGATCCGCACACCAGTAACTTGTAAGGCGCCAAAGGGCGTGTGCGCGAAATGCTATGGCTTGAATTTAGGCGAAGGCAAGATGAGCTATCCTGGCGAAGCGGTAGGCGTGGTCGCTGCGCAATCTATTGGGGAGCCTGGAACTCAGCTCACTTTAAGGACTTTCCATGTGGGTGGGACAGCGAGCAGGAGCCAAGATGAGCGCGAAATTGTAGCGAGCAAAGAAGGTTTTGTGCGTTTCTACAATCTCAAAACTTACACGAACAAAGAGGGTAAAAACATTATCGCTAACCGCCGTAACGCTTCTATTTTAGTGGTAGAGCCTAAAATTAAAGCGCCTTTTGATGGGGAATTGAGCATTGAAACGGTCTATGAAGAAGTAATTGTGAGCGTGAAAAATGGCGAGCAAGAAGCTAAGTTTGTGTTAAGAAGAAGCGATATTGTCAAACCAAGCGAATTGGCTGGCGTTGGCGGTAAGATTGAAGGCAAGGTGTATTTGCATTATGCTAATGGGCATAAGATACATAAAGGGGGGAGTATCGCTGATATCATCCAAGAGGGTTGGAATGTGCCAAATCGCATCCCTTATGCAAGCGAATTGTTGGTTAAAGATAATGACCCCATCGTGCAAGATGTGTATGTGAAAGAAAAAGGTGTGATCAAATACTATGTTTTAGAGGTCAATCATTTAGAGCGCACCCATGGGATCAAAAAGGGCGATATGGTGAGCGAAAAAGGCTTGTTTGCGGTTATAGCTGATGATAATGGTAGAGAAGCTGCTCGCCATTATATCGCTAGAGGTTCTGAGATTTTAATTGATGATAATAGTGAAGTGAGCGCTAATAGCCTTATTTCTAAACCCACGACTAACACCCTTAAAACGATTGCTACATGGGATCCTTACAATACCCCCATTATTGCGGACTTTGAGGGTAAAGTGAGTTTTGTGGATATTATCGCAGGGGTTACGGTCGCTGAAAAAGAGGATGAAAATACCGGTATCACTAGTTTGGTGGTGAATGATTACATTCCAAGCGGATACAAACCAAGCTTGTTTTTAGAGGGGGTTAATGGCGAAGAAGTGCGTTATTTCCTAGAGCCAAAAACTTCTATCGCCATTAGCGATGGCTCTAGCGTAGAACAGGCTGAAGTGTTAGCAAAGATCCCTAAAGCGACCGTTAAATCTAAAGATATTACCGGAGGTCTTCCAAGGGTTTCAGAATTGTTTGAAGCGAGAAAACCCAAACCTAAAGATGTGGCGATCCTTTCTGAAATTGATGGGATTGTAAGCTTTGGTAAAGCGATCCGTAATAAAGAACACATCATTGTGACTTCTAAAGACGGCCGTAAGATGGATTATCTTGTGGATAAAGGCAAGCAAATTTTAGTGCATGCAGATGAGTTTGTGCATGCAGGAGAAGCGATGACGGATGGGGTGGTTTCAAACCATGATATTTTAAGGATCAGTGGCGAAAAAGAGCTTTATAAATACATTGTGAGCGAAGTCCAGCAAGTGTATCGCAGGCAGGGGGTAAGCATTGCGGACAAACACATTGAAATCATTGTGTCTCAAATGTTAAGGCAAGTGCGCATCTTAGACAGTGGGGACAGCAAGTTTATTGAAGGGGATTTGGTCAGTAAAAAACTATTCAAAGAAGAAAACGCTCGTGTGATCGCTTTAAAAGGCGAGCCAGCGATTGCTGAACCGGTGCTTTTAGGGATCACTAGAGCGGCTATTGGGAGCGATAGTATCATTTCAGCGGCCTCTTTCCAAGAAACGACTAAAGTTTTAACAGAAGCCAGTATCGCTATGAAAAAAGACTTTTTGGAAGACTTGAAAGAAAATGTGGTATTAGGAAGGATGATCCCTGTGGGAACGGGTATGTACAAGAATAAGAAAATCGTTTTAAGAACGATTGAAGATAGCCCTAAAATTTGA